From Microlunatus capsulatus, a single genomic window includes:
- a CDS encoding DUF4082 domain-containing protein, translating to MPVRAPRPRTGTAAPPSAAARPSPRPGTLRRAVAFLAAASAVVAGMTGLVGGLTSQAATTTTTMWSSTTVPKVPADADRSSVEIGTVFSTSTAGSVTALRFYGTSANVGPHVGTLWDAQGRALATATFATTTSSGWRQAALSKPVNLVVGQGYTVSYRAPQGRYAGDHGVFSSGRTVRNGSLTASAGVYTYGSGRPTQTYQGSAYYVDVAFSTGTPVAARPTTAAPTATPKPTTAPTTPTPTTAPAMTGWPTAANTGVPTGTTLSPYTGPCTITAAGTVIDAKTISCSLDIRASGVKITRSLINGTVGTGENTTGYSFSISDSEVRIGAREGTGVGAVNFTATRVHVNGGNRSMHCYRDCVIQDSYVHGQYRDDTGRMHESGIRMGSGATIRHNSITCDAPDVPPDAGCSAGLTGYGDFAPVRNNVVEKNLFKATTGGFCAYGGSSQGKPYSSQTSGIVFRDNVFERGPSGRCGFYGPITSFDTRLSGNIWSGNVWSDGGTVAASN from the coding sequence ATGCCCGTTCGAGCCCCCCGTCCGCGCACCGGAACGGCCGCCCCGCCCTCCGCCGCCGCACGTCCCTCACCCCGCCCCGGAACCCTCCGTCGCGCCGTCGCCTTCCTGGCCGCCGCGTCGGCGGTGGTCGCCGGGATGACCGGTCTCGTCGGAGGACTGACCTCCCAGGCCGCGACCACGACCACGACCATGTGGTCGTCCACGACGGTTCCGAAGGTGCCCGCCGACGCCGACCGCTCCTCGGTCGAGATCGGCACCGTGTTCTCCACCTCGACCGCCGGATCGGTCACCGCGCTCCGCTTCTACGGGACGAGCGCCAACGTCGGGCCGCACGTCGGAACGCTCTGGGACGCCCAGGGACGTGCCCTCGCGACGGCCACGTTCGCCACCACCACCAGCAGCGGGTGGCGGCAGGCCGCGCTGTCGAAGCCGGTCAACCTCGTCGTCGGCCAGGGCTACACCGTGTCCTACCGGGCCCCCCAGGGCCGCTACGCCGGAGACCACGGCGTCTTCTCCTCCGGTCGCACCGTGCGCAACGGATCGCTCACCGCGTCCGCCGGCGTCTACACCTACGGCTCGGGCCGCCCCACCCAGACCTACCAGGGCTCGGCCTACTACGTCGACGTGGCGTTCAGCACGGGCACCCCGGTGGCGGCGCGGCCCACCACCGCCGCGCCCACGGCCACGCCGAAGCCGACCACCGCACCCACCACTCCGACCCCCACGACCGCCCCGGCCATGACGGGCTGGCCGACCGCGGCCAACACCGGGGTGCCGACAGGGACCACGCTGTCCCCCTACACCGGTCCGTGCACCATCACCGCTGCCGGCACGGTGATCGACGCCAAGACCATCAGCTGCAGCCTCGACATCAGGGCCTCCGGGGTGAAGATCACCCGGTCCCTCATCAACGGCACGGTGGGTACCGGGGAGAACACCACCGGGTACTCCTTCAGCATCTCCGACTCCGAGGTCCGCATCGGTGCTCGTGAGGGCACCGGGGTCGGCGCGGTCAACTTCACCGCCACCCGGGTCCACGTCAACGGCGGCAACCGGTCCATGCACTGCTACCGCGACTGCGTCATCCAGGACTCCTACGTCCACGGCCAGTACCGTGACGACACCGGCCGGATGCACGAGTCCGGCATCAGGATGGGATCGGGCGCGACGATCCGGCACAACTCCATCACCTGCGACGCGCCGGACGTGCCGCCGGACGCCGGCTGCTCGGCGGGCCTGACCGGCTACGGCGACTTCGCCCCGGTCCGGAACAACGTGGTCGAGAAGAACCTGTTCAAGGCCACGACAGGCGGCTTCTGCGCCTACGGCGGGTCGTCGCAGGGCAAGCCCTACTCCTCGCAGACGTCCGGGATCGTGTTCCGCGACAACGTCTTCGAGCGTGGCCCCTCAGGTCGGTGCGGCTTCTACGGACCCATCACCTCGTTCGACACGCGGCTGAGCGGGAACATCTGGTCCGGCAACGTCTGGTCCGACGGCGGGACGGTCGCCGCCTCGAACTGA
- a CDS encoding acyl-CoA ligase (AMP-forming), exosortase A system-associated: protein MRTNLHHLLEQAAHRRPDAPCLTHRTRTATYADVWSAVQRVAAGLQGLGLQRGDRVAVFVDKRVETVVALFATSAAGGVVVPVNHVLKAAQATYILGNCGVRVLVTTRERLALVREALDDLPALEQVVLVDESADQDDLRPGRGFAVHLWADLQGADAPLVPPPAVDVDVAAIFYTSGSTGRPKGVVLSHRNLLVGAESVSSYLANTADDVILSALPLSFDAGFSQVTTAFAVGAHVVLHNHLVAADIVKLVAAHRVTGLTGVPPLWLQVVSAAWPEGAGASLRYFANTGGRMPKSTLERLRALFPAAQPFLMYGLTEAFRSTYLDPAEVDRRPDSIGKAIPNAEILVVRPDGTRCGPGEEGELVHRGALVGLGYWDDPVKTAERFKPVPGEAAAWRTPEVAVWSGDHVVADEEGFLYFVGRTDDMIKTSGYRVSPTEVEEVAYDTGLVRDAVALGVEDERLGQRIVLVATPVNGDELRPDQLVAAFRKQLPLYMVPSTVLVREELPRSPNGKYDRSLIRAELTA from the coding sequence GTGCGCACGAACCTGCACCACCTGCTCGAGCAGGCCGCGCACCGGCGACCGGACGCGCCCTGCCTGACCCACCGCACCCGCACCGCGACCTACGCCGACGTCTGGTCCGCCGTGCAGCGGGTGGCGGCCGGGCTCCAGGGCCTCGGGCTGCAGCGGGGCGACCGGGTCGCCGTCTTCGTCGACAAGCGGGTCGAGACCGTCGTCGCCCTGTTCGCCACGTCGGCGGCCGGCGGTGTCGTGGTGCCGGTCAACCACGTGCTCAAGGCGGCCCAGGCCACGTACATCCTGGGCAACTGCGGCGTCCGCGTCCTGGTCACCACCCGGGAGCGGCTGGCCCTGGTCCGCGAGGCCCTCGACGACCTGCCCGCGCTCGAGCAGGTCGTCCTGGTCGACGAGTCCGCCGACCAGGACGACCTGCGTCCTGGCCGCGGGTTCGCGGTGCACCTCTGGGCCGACCTGCAGGGCGCGGACGCGCCGCTGGTGCCCCCGCCCGCCGTCGACGTCGACGTCGCCGCCATCTTCTACACCTCGGGCAGCACCGGCCGGCCCAAGGGCGTCGTGCTGTCCCACCGGAACCTGCTGGTCGGGGCCGAGAGCGTGAGCAGCTACCTGGCGAACACCGCGGACGACGTCATCCTCTCGGCGCTGCCGCTCAGCTTCGACGCCGGCTTCAGCCAGGTGACCACCGCGTTCGCGGTCGGCGCCCACGTGGTGCTGCACAACCACCTGGTGGCCGCCGACATCGTCAAGCTGGTCGCCGCGCACCGGGTGACGGGGCTGACCGGGGTGCCGCCGCTGTGGCTGCAGGTGGTCAGCGCCGCCTGGCCCGAGGGCGCCGGGGCGTCGCTGCGCTACTTCGCCAACACGGGCGGGCGGATGCCCAAGTCGACCCTGGAGCGGCTGCGGGCGCTCTTCCCTGCCGCGCAGCCCTTCCTCATGTACGGCCTGACCGAGGCGTTCAGGTCCACCTACCTCGACCCGGCGGAGGTTGACCGCCGCCCCGACTCCATCGGCAAGGCGATCCCGAACGCCGAGATCCTCGTCGTCCGACCCGACGGGACCCGCTGCGGTCCCGGCGAGGAGGGCGAGCTGGTGCACCGCGGCGCGCTGGTCGGGCTGGGCTACTGGGACGACCCGGTCAAGACGGCGGAGCGGTTCAAGCCGGTGCCCGGGGAGGCCGCCGCGTGGCGGACGCCCGAGGTGGCCGTCTGGTCGGGCGACCACGTCGTCGCCGACGAGGAGGGCTTCCTCTACTTCGTCGGCCGCACGGACGACATGATCAAGACCTCCGGGTACCGGGTGAGCCCGACCGAGGTCGAGGAGGTCGCCTACGACACCGGCCTGGTCCGCGACGCCGTCGCCCTCGGGGTGGAGGACGAGCGGCTGGGGCAGCGGATCGTCCTCGTGGCCACACCGGTCAACGGCGACGAGCTGCGGCCCGACCAGCTGGTCGCCGCGTTCCGCAAGCAGCTGCCGCTGTACATGGTCCCCTCGACGGTGCTGGTGCGCGAGGAGCTGCCCCGCTCGCCGAACGGGAAGTACGACCGCAGCCTGATCCGGGCGGAGCTGACCGCGTGA
- a CDS encoding glycosyltransferase family 4 protein translates to MASMLKMRPRKPSRRQQRAWDSRPHILVIVQNLPVPLDRRVWLECQTLAAAGYAVTVICPKGPGDPGLQVIDGITIHKYRPAPEAGGVAGFVLEFAYSWLRTAWLSTRVWAAQPFQVIQACNPPDTYWLLARLWRSRGVRFVFDQHDLNPELFLSRFGEPTTPSARLQYWGLCWLERMTYRTAEMVISTNESYRAVAMGRGHRRGEDVVVVRSGPDTSRMRPVYAADPAAADRPKTLVYLGVMGPQDGVDVVLDVMDDLVHRRGRRDVRAVLMGFGDCYEELRARCTELGLDDVVTFTGRADLDVIADQLSSADVGVCPDLKSPLNDVSTMNKTMEYMAYALPSVAFDLTETRVSGGDCALYVPSGDVGAFADAVASLLDDDDLRCAMGRSARRRVQEELDWRTQSTGYVEVFDRVAAWSPAERRVPATVIVDAAAVAAEPVVELDHRGRRYVDLGDVAALDRFILQRSSA, encoded by the coding sequence ATGGCCAGCATGCTGAAGATGCGGCCCCGCAAGCCGAGCCGCCGCCAGCAGCGCGCCTGGGACAGCCGTCCCCACATCCTGGTCATCGTCCAGAACCTGCCGGTGCCGCTGGACCGCCGCGTCTGGCTGGAGTGCCAGACGCTGGCCGCCGCCGGCTACGCGGTCACCGTCATCTGCCCGAAGGGCCCCGGCGACCCCGGTCTCCAGGTCATCGACGGGATCACCATCCACAAGTACCGCCCGGCGCCGGAGGCCGGCGGCGTGGCCGGCTTCGTCCTGGAGTTCGCCTACAGCTGGCTCCGGACGGCCTGGCTCTCGACGCGGGTCTGGGCCGCGCAGCCGTTCCAGGTCATCCAGGCGTGCAACCCGCCGGACACCTACTGGCTGCTCGCCCGCCTCTGGCGCTCGCGGGGCGTCCGCTTCGTCTTCGACCAGCACGACCTCAACCCCGAGCTGTTCCTGTCCCGCTTCGGCGAGCCGACGACGCCGTCGGCCCGGCTGCAGTACTGGGGTCTGTGCTGGCTGGAGCGGATGACCTACCGCACGGCGGAGATGGTCATCTCGACCAACGAGTCGTACCGGGCCGTCGCGATGGGCCGCGGCCACCGGCGGGGCGAGGACGTCGTCGTGGTGCGCAGCGGCCCCGACACCAGCCGGATGCGGCCCGTCTACGCCGCCGACCCGGCGGCCGCCGACCGCCCGAAGACGCTGGTCTACCTGGGCGTGATGGGGCCCCAGGACGGGGTGGACGTCGTGCTCGACGTGATGGACGACCTCGTGCACCGCCGCGGTCGTCGTGACGTCCGGGCCGTCCTGATGGGCTTCGGGGACTGCTACGAGGAGCTGCGCGCCCGCTGCACCGAGCTGGGGCTGGACGACGTCGTCACCTTCACCGGCCGGGCCGACCTCGACGTCATCGCCGACCAGCTGAGCTCGGCGGACGTGGGCGTCTGCCCCGACCTCAAGTCGCCGCTGAACGACGTCTCCACGATGAACAAGACGATGGAGTACATGGCCTACGCGCTGCCCTCGGTGGCCTTCGACCTCACCGAGACCCGGGTCTCCGGCGGGGACTGCGCGCTGTACGTCCCCTCGGGGGACGTGGGCGCCTTCGCCGACGCCGTCGCGTCGCTGCTGGACGACGACGACCTGCGCTGCGCGATGGGCCGCAGCGCCCGCCGCCGCGTCCAGGAGGAGCTGGACTGGCGCACCCAGTCCACCGGCTACGTCGAGGTCTTCGACCGCGTGGCGGCCTGGTCGCCCGCCGAGCGCCGGGTGCCCGCCACCGTCATCGTCGACGCGGCCGCGGTGGCCGCCGAGCCGGTGGTCGAGCTCGACCACCGGGGCCGCCGCTACGTCGACCTCGGCGACGTCGCGGCGCTCGACCGCTTCATCCTGCAGCGGAGCTCCGCGTGA
- a CDS encoding pyridoxal-dependent decarboxylase, exosortase A system-associated codes for MSTENLLRSFGTVKGQLSVGGLPLGLLAARVGSTPFFAYDRRLITERVQLLRSVLPERLQLTYAVKANPMPAVVQHLAGLVDSLDVASAGEMLVALDTGVPAERVSFAGPGKTPAEIRRAVAAGVVLEVESATEARRVLAAGDALGVRASVAVRVNPDFAVKGSGMRMGGGPQQFGVDAEQVPALLGELAGADVDILGFHVFAGSQNLRADILAEAQRRTVDLVLQLADHLASPLRYLNLGGGFGIPYFAADEDLDLARVAENLHELVDGVIAERFPQARPVIELGRYLVGESGVYVTEVVDRKVSRGKTYLVVDGGMHHQLAASGNFGQVIRRNYPLVVGSRADEAPAETVSVVGCLCTPLDLLGNDVELPPAEVGDLVVLFQAGAYGLTASPTAFLGHPAPLEVLV; via the coding sequence GTGAGCACCGAGAACCTGCTGCGCTCCTTCGGCACCGTCAAGGGGCAGCTGTCCGTCGGCGGCCTGCCGCTGGGCCTGCTGGCGGCGCGCGTCGGGTCGACGCCGTTCTTCGCCTACGACCGGCGGCTGATCACCGAGCGCGTGCAGCTGCTGCGCTCGGTGCTGCCCGAGCGGCTGCAGCTGACCTACGCCGTCAAGGCCAACCCGATGCCGGCGGTGGTGCAGCACCTCGCCGGGTTGGTGGACTCCCTCGACGTGGCCTCGGCCGGGGAGATGCTGGTCGCCCTGGACACCGGGGTGCCTGCTGAGCGCGTCAGCTTCGCCGGCCCCGGCAAGACCCCGGCCGAGATCCGGCGGGCCGTCGCGGCCGGGGTCGTGCTGGAGGTCGAGTCGGCCACCGAGGCACGCCGGGTGCTGGCGGCCGGCGACGCCCTGGGTGTGCGGGCGAGCGTCGCCGTCCGGGTGAACCCCGACTTCGCGGTCAAGGGGTCCGGCATGCGGATGGGCGGCGGGCCGCAGCAGTTCGGCGTGGACGCCGAGCAGGTGCCGGCCCTGCTGGGCGAGCTGGCGGGGGCGGACGTCGACATCCTGGGCTTCCACGTCTTCGCCGGCTCGCAGAACCTCCGCGCCGACATCCTCGCCGAGGCCCAGCGCCGGACCGTGGACCTGGTGCTGCAGCTGGCCGACCACCTGGCGTCGCCCCTGCGCTACCTCAACCTGGGTGGCGGCTTCGGCATCCCCTACTTCGCCGCGGACGAGGACCTCGACCTGGCCCGGGTGGCCGAGAACCTCCACGAGCTCGTCGACGGCGTCATCGCCGAGCGGTTCCCGCAGGCGCGCCCGGTCATCGAGCTGGGGCGCTACCTGGTGGGGGAGAGCGGGGTCTACGTCACCGAGGTGGTGGACCGGAAGGTCTCCCGCGGCAAGACCTACCTCGTCGTCGACGGCGGCATGCACCACCAGCTCGCCGCGTCGGGCAACTTCGGGCAGGTGATCCGGCGCAACTACCCGCTCGTCGTGGGCAGCCGGGCCGACGAGGCGCCCGCCGAGACGGTGTCGGTCGTCGGCTGCCTCTGCACCCCGCTGGACCTGCTCGGCAACGACGTCGAGCTGCCACCCGCCGAGGTCGGCGACCTCGTCGTCCTGTTCCAGGCGGGGGCCTACGGGCTCACCGCCAGCCCCACCGCGTTCCTCGGCCACCCGGCCCCGCTCGAAGTTCTCGTCTGA
- a CDS encoding acyl carrier protein: MADDATVQQVSALVARTLGIEDRLAEMDASTGLFGSLPELDSLAVLELVQALEDDLGLTIEDEEFSGELFETVGSLADFVESKRLSV, encoded by the coding sequence ATGGCCGATGACGCCACCGTCCAGCAGGTCAGCGCTCTCGTCGCCCGGACCCTCGGCATCGAGGACCGTCTGGCGGAGATGGACGCGAGCACGGGTCTCTTCGGGAGCCTTCCCGAGCTCGACTCCCTCGCCGTCCTCGAGCTCGTGCAGGCGCTCGAGGACGACCTCGGCCTCACCATCGAGGACGAGGAGTTCAGCGGCGAGCTGTTCGAGACGGTCGGGAGCCTTGCGGACTTCGTCGAGAGCAAGCGCCTCAGCGTCTGA
- a CDS encoding UDP-glucose dehydrogenase family protein codes for MGCGYLGAVHAAAMASLGHDVVGLDVDTAKVADLAAGRAPFFEPGLGELLAEGARSGQLHFSSDVAALTAAEVHFLCVGTPQRRGENSADLRHVDAAVAQLLPHLKPGDLVVGKSTVPVGTAERIAEQVRAVEPAATLVWNPEFLREGHAVADTLAPDRLVYGVPEGPAGERAVAVLNRVYGKAVAEGTPVVVTDLTTAQLVKVAANSFLATKISFINAMAELCEATGGDVVQLAEAIGYDARIGRRFLNAGLGFGGGCLPKDIRAFMARAGELGVDQALTFLREVDAINMRRRVRMVDLAREECGGSLAGRRVAVLGAAFKPDSDDVRDSPALSVAAQMSLQGADVVVTDPQAIANASAKWPDLVFAETVEETVRGAELVLLLTEWPEYVALDPARVRTLVRRPRVLDGRNALDAETWRAAGWSYRALGRR; via the coding sequence ATGGGCTGCGGCTACCTCGGCGCCGTGCACGCCGCGGCGATGGCCAGCCTCGGCCACGACGTCGTCGGCCTCGACGTGGACACGGCCAAGGTGGCCGACCTCGCGGCCGGCCGGGCGCCGTTCTTCGAGCCCGGGCTCGGCGAGCTGCTGGCCGAGGGCGCGCGCAGCGGCCAGCTGCACTTCTCCAGCGACGTCGCCGCGCTGACCGCGGCCGAGGTGCACTTCCTCTGCGTCGGCACCCCCCAGCGCCGCGGCGAGAACTCCGCGGACCTGCGGCACGTGGACGCCGCGGTGGCCCAGCTGCTGCCGCACCTCAAGCCCGGCGACCTCGTCGTCGGCAAGTCGACCGTGCCGGTGGGGACCGCCGAGCGGATCGCGGAGCAGGTGCGGGCCGTGGAGCCGGCGGCGACGCTGGTCTGGAACCCGGAGTTCCTGCGCGAGGGGCACGCCGTCGCGGACACCCTGGCCCCCGACCGGCTGGTCTACGGGGTCCCCGAGGGGCCGGCGGGGGAGCGGGCGGTGGCCGTGCTCAACCGCGTCTACGGCAAGGCGGTCGCGGAGGGCACCCCCGTCGTCGTGACCGACCTGACCACCGCCCAGCTGGTCAAGGTGGCGGCGAACTCCTTCCTGGCCACGAAGATCTCCTTCATCAACGCGATGGCCGAGCTGTGCGAGGCCACCGGCGGCGACGTCGTCCAGCTGGCCGAGGCGATCGGGTACGACGCCCGGATCGGCCGCCGCTTCCTCAACGCCGGGCTCGGCTTCGGCGGCGGCTGCCTGCCCAAGGACATCCGGGCCTTCATGGCCCGGGCCGGGGAGCTCGGCGTCGACCAGGCGCTGACGTTCCTCCGCGAGGTCGACGCGATCAACATGCGGCGCCGGGTGCGGATGGTCGACCTGGCCCGCGAGGAGTGCGGCGGCTCGCTGGCCGGCCGGCGGGTCGCCGTCCTCGGCGCGGCCTTCAAGCCCGACAGCGACGACGTCCGGGACTCCCCGGCGCTGAGCGTCGCGGCGCAGATGTCGCTGCAGGGCGCCGACGTCGTGGTCACCGACCCGCAGGCGATCGCCAACGCGTCGGCGAAGTGGCCGGACCTGGTCTTCGCCGAGACCGTCGAGGAGACGGTGCGCGGGGCCGAGCTCGTGCTGCTGCTCACCGAGTGGCCCGAGTACGTCGCGCTCGACCCGGCCCGGGTCCGCACGCTGGTCCGCCGGCCGCGGGTGCTCGACGGCCGCAACGCCCTCGACGCCGAGACCTGGCGGGCGGCCGGCTGGAGCTACCGGGCGCTGGGACGACGATGA